One window of Triticum dicoccoides isolate Atlit2015 ecotype Zavitan chromosome 5A, WEW_v2.0, whole genome shotgun sequence genomic DNA carries:
- the LOC119297755 gene encoding glycine-rich protein DOT1-like: MAVLLRARSHLLSGAIRRGLLGERGRGARRFSTGPTTVSEASATGRGATTGGTAANSSRGPTKTNGGGLANGRGAANGGGGASGDGAPANGGGRTAANSGGGQATGGGAPANGGGGGAVTGSGNGHGGGCGGVSQLRKDAFGATRGIWDEYNVRAAKDREIFQEIRAFKKEIGTNYVDTKVHLVTSTHRMVTAVGMLMLGCAIGVAPRIKQSVIGATAVEVAEDLKADQAAEGKAE, from the exons ATGGCCGTCCTCCTCCGCGCCCGCTCCCACCTCCTCTCCGGCGCCATCCGCCGCGGCTTGCTCGG GGAGCGCGGGCGCGGCGCGCGAAGGTTCTCGACGGGCCCAACCACCGTCAGCGAGGCTTCGGCCACCGGCCGCGGTGCGACGACCGGCGGGACCGCCGCAAACTCCAGCAG GGGTCCGACGAAGACGAACGGCGGCGGGCTAGCGAATGGACGAGGGGCGGCGAACGGCGG GGGTGGAGCGAGCGGAGACGGTGCTCCGGCCAACGGCGGCGGAAGgacggcggcgaactccggcgg GGGGCAAGCGACCGGAGGCGGGGCTCCAGCcaacggaggcggcggcggcgcggtcacCGGCTCTGGCAACGG CCATGGTGGTGGATGCGGCGGAGTGTCCCAGCTGCGTAAGGACGCTTTTGGGGCAACCCGCGGTATATGGGACGAGTACAACGTTCGCGCCGCCAAGGACCGCGAGATCTTTCAGGAGATCAGGGCCTTTAAGAAGGAAATCGG TACCAACTATGTTGATACCAAAGTTCATCTGGTCACGAGCACGCACCGCATGGTGACGGCGGTCGGGATGCTCATGCTTGGGTGCGCTATCGGCGTGGCTCCACGCATCAAGCAGTCCGTCATCGGTGCCACGGCCGTGGAGGTGGCAGAGGACCTCAAGGCCGACCAAG CCGCAGAAGGCAAGGCGGAGTGA